Proteins co-encoded in one Medicago truncatula cultivar Jemalong A17 chromosome 8, MtrunA17r5.0-ANR, whole genome shotgun sequence genomic window:
- the LOC25502156 gene encoding COP1-interactive protein 1, with translation MINHNSMESIEIIVEIDPENAEELKKTKTGIETKITKIQKLIKNENQSKKDASPRRSRKDTELMGLTEDLYKQYQSLNAQYDNLIGKVVSNQRKDLMFSSDSDSEYFSSKEEQKVADTVKQESDTGDNREVTDLSQNIGNTNQVLKTEASVEATEIERKLTSLMEEMRSLSNDKTNLELQIESQANEVKQLSIQNTELQNHVMELESLLKEKQGVVSDLEMKLNNSEEQAKSNIVILMAQVNELVLETESLRTQKDEMEEKIKCDQNEASMQRDDLMEKLNVMQQKLDSIENHNKELEAQLERKAEEISQFLIQMENLKENLAEMKSTEHTMMEEKEGFLARLKEMEFKLETQSNQKSELQEELAEMRSTEQTMMEEKEGFLARLKNMELELETQINQRNELEEQLRDTNYEIKQLMNENKALQDRNHELKAAMIQRGEEISNFLKENDSDENGASIEIMALKAEVNDMRLALDNLQEHKTKLELQNERNQKEYAESLAKIETLNTKLTGQIADQEKTIKDQTSTIDRINAEQKQTIITSNKLMLNQRSTERKMEELAEKLRKKMEDNIRLLHQRIHVAEQLNNENKSSCKLTKIRYEEENKILGEKVSIYEEELRRLKEGAANVTANASEETHSPVVDLKGFEFDAALNGLDVVAAKVEEHRECVMSNVSKMLCEVQFAKDWIKKMNVEMKQLKENVDCLTTLLSEKEEQELLLRDKVWNLEATVSKEGGEKLNLTNAVSQLEKKVGKMEKNLKEKDEDLDSLGEKKREAIRQLCLVVEFHRDRCNYLMNLVTSMRVNKKT, from the exons ATGATAAATCACAACTCAATGGAATCAATTGAGATCATTGTCGAAATTGATCCTGAAAATGCTGAAGAACTCAAAAAGACTAAAACAG GCATTGAAACCAAGATCACAAAAATCCAGAAGCTTATTAAGAACGAAAACCAAAGCAAAAAAGATGCGAGTCCTAGACGTTCTAGAAAAGATACAGAACTTATGGGATTAACGGAGGACTTATACAAGCAGTACCAGTCACTTAATGCACAATATGATAATCTCATTGGGAAAGTGGTTTCTAACCAAAGAAAAGATTTAATGTTTTCATCTGACTCAGACTCGGAGTACTTTTCCTCAAAGGAAGAACAAAAAGTAGCGGACACTGTTAAGCAGGAATCTGATACAGGTGATAATAGAGAGGTGACAGATCTTAGCCAAAATATTGGCAATACCAATCAAGTTCTTAAGACTGAAGCATCAGTTGAGGCAACcgaaattgaaagaaaattaacTTCACTAATGGAAGAGATGAGGAGCTTGAGCAACGATAAAACGAATCTAGAACTTCAAATTGAAAGCCAAGCAAATGAAGTTAAACAACTAAGCATACAAAATACTGAGCTACAGAATCATGTCATGGAACTTGAGTCGTTGTTGAAAGAGAAACAAGGTGTGGTATCTGATCTGGAGATGAAACTCAACAACAGCGAGGAACAAGCAAAATCCAACATTGTAATATTGATGGCACAAGTCAACGAACTTGTACTTGAGACCGAATCTCTGAGGACCCAAAAAGATGagatggaagaaaaaataaaatgtgatcAAAATGAAGCGTCTATGCAAAGAGATGACTTGATGGAGAAGCTTAACGTTATGCAACAAAAGTTAGATTCTATAGAGAATCATAACAAAGAATTAGAAGCTCAGTTGGAAAGAAAAGCAGAAGAAATATCCCAGTTCCTAATTCAGATGGAAAATTTAAAGGAGAATTTAGCCGAAATGAAATCAACCGAACATACTATGATGGAAGAGAAAGAGGGTTTTCTTGCGCGGTTAAAGGAAATGGAATTCAAATTGGAAACACAAAGCAACCAGAAAAGTGAGTTGCAAGAGGAGTTAGCTGAAATGAGATCTACTGAACAAACTATGATGGAAGAGAAAGAAGGTTTTCTTGCGAGGTTAAAGAACATGGAACTCGAATTGGAAACTCAAATCAATCAGAGAAATGAGTTGGAAGAGCAGTTAAGAGATACAAATTATGAGATTAAACAACTGATGAATGAAAATAAGGCCCTGCAGGATAGAAACCATGAACTGAAAGCAGCAATGATACAAAGAGGTGAAgagatatcaaattttttaaaggaaaacgATAGCGATGAAAATGGAGCTTCAATTGAGATTATGGCTTTAAAAGCTGAAGTTAATGACATGAGGCTAGCGTTGGACAATTTGCAGGAACATAAAACCAAGTTGGAACTCCAGAATGAGCGAAACCAGAAGGAATATGCAGAAAGCTTAGCAAAGATAGAAACTTTGAACACAAAGTTGACAGGCCAGATAGCTGATCAAGAGAAAACTATAAAGGATCAGACATCAACCATTGACCGAATAAATGCGGAGCAAAAACAAACCATAATCACCTCGAATAAACTTATGTTGAATCAGCGATCGACAGAAAGGAAAATGGAAGAATTGGCAGAAAAGTTGAGGAAGAAAATGGAAGACAATATCCGCTTGTTGCACCAGAGGATCCACGTAGCAGAACAATTGAACAATGAGAACAAAAGCAGTTGCAAATTAACAAAGATAAGGTACGAGGAAGAGAACAAGATTCTTGGGGAGAAAGTTTCTATTTATGAAGAGGAACTAAGAAGGCTTAAAGAGGGTGCTGCTAATGTTACTGCAAATGCAAGTGAGGAAACACACTCACCAGTGGTTGATCTAAAGGGTTTTGAATTTGATGCTGCTCTAAATGGATTAGATGTAGTGGCTGCGAAAGTCGAGGAACACAGAGAGTGTGTCATGAGCAATGTGTCTAAAATGCTTTGTGAGGTTCAGTTTGCGAAGGATTGGATAAAGAAAATGAACGTCGAAATGAAACAATTGAAGGAAAATGTGGATTGTCTTACAACGCTACTGAGCGAAAAAGAAGAGCAGGAATTGTTGTTAAGAGACAAAGTATGGAATTTAGAAGCCACAGTGAGCAAAGAAGGAGGAGAGAAATTGAACTTGACAAATGCAGTGAGCCAGCTTGAAAAGAAAGTGGGGAAAATGGAAAAGAATCTGAAAGAAAAGGATGAGGATTTGGATAGCCTTGgggagaagaagagggaagcAATAAGACAGCTTTGTTTGGTTGTTGAGTTTCATCGCGACCGGTGTAACTATCTAATGAATTTGGTCACAAGTATGAGAGTTAATAAGAAGACATGA